A stretch of the Notamacropus eugenii isolate mMacEug1 chromosome 2, mMacEug1.pri_v2, whole genome shotgun sequence genome encodes the following:
- the PPP1R27 gene encoding protein phosphatase 1 regulatory subunit 27, protein MRYSVPTTPAHRSRYNQRRLHAERCVRFPNDVLFLDYIRQGDLRQVGRFIRTRKVSLDTIYPSGLAALHEAVLSGNLECVKLLVKHGADIHQRDETGWTALHMACSDGYPDIARYLISLGASIDVANDDGDLPSDLIDPDYTDLVELFKGATMD, encoded by the exons ATGCGTTACTCAGTGCCAACCACCCCTGCCCACCGCAGTCGCTATAATCAGCGGCGTCTACATGCAGAGCGTTGTGTCCGATTTCCCAATGATGTCCTGTTTTTGGATTACATTCGACAAGGTGACCTGCGGCAGGTAGGGCGCTTCATCCGGACTCGAAAAGTCTCCCTGGATACCATCTATCCCTCAG GTCTGGCTGCGCTGCACGAAGCAGTACTTTCCGGGAATCTGGAGTGTGTGAAGCTGCTTGTCAAGCATGGGGCTGACATCCACCAGCGCGATGAAACAGGATGGACTGCCCTGCACATGGCATGCAGCGACGGCTACCCGGACATCGCCAG ATACCTCATCTCCTTGGGGGCTAGCATAGACGTCGCCAATGACGACGGTGACCTGCCCTCCGACCTCATCGACCCCGACTACACGGATCTGGTGGAGCTCTTCAAAGGGGCCACCATGGACTGA